From Pulveribacter suum, a single genomic window includes:
- a CDS encoding DUF3579 domain-containing protein — protein MVAPLSSSQEVFIQGITQQGRTFRPSDWAERLAGVMSQFRPGGARLTPGAHLGYSPWCIPTTLGGVKCVVVNAALQQHEPMAWDFVMNFARDNELQVVEACLLPDAKG, from the coding sequence ATGGTTGCTCCCCTTTCTTCTTCCCAGGAAGTCTTCATACAAGGCATCACCCAGCAGGGCAGGACCTTTCGACCCAGTGACTGGGCTGAACGCCTGGCCGGCGTCATGAGCCAGTTCCGTCCGGGGGGCGCGCGGCTCACTCCGGGCGCGCACCTGGGCTATTCGCCCTGGTGCATCCCGACCACGTTGGGCGGGGTCAAGTGCGTGGTGGTGAATGCAGCGCTGCAGCAGCACGAACCCATGGCCTGGGATTTCGTCATGAATTTCGCCCGCGACAACGAGTTGCAGGTTGTCGAGGCCTGCCTGCTGCCCGACGCCAAGGGCTAG